The DNA window TCAGTACTAGCTTTAAATCAAGATGGAATCGTGCAACCATATCAAGGTGACAAATTAGATCTCGCCCCCAGGTCTCATTGGCATGACGCCTGACAAATCTTGGGCCATGCCTTcgatacaaataaaattagcaGCCACTCTATTTGTTCTCCTGTGATTCCCGAATGTCATAAGAAGCTTCGCCTCCTTTACATGATGTCCTCAATTCTCGTAGCAGCTGCAATGAGTTAATAGCTATACCAGAGTTAGTGAAGAGGTAAACTGTACACTGTGTTAGTCCTTGGCAACAAGGTTATATAGTTTTATCTGTGCTGTCCATTGATTGTGACAACATCTTCGGGTAGATGTTAGACCGACCCAGCAATGAAATTTCTTCTGGAGACAACATTAGTGAACCACCGCTCAAGTAGTTTCGAGAAGCTCGTGTCCTATATGATAAgttgtaattaatttaactcGAGGTAATGTGGAATAAAGATTACTAGCATTAAAAAGGTTGGGTACTTCTAGCATCACAATTATGTACCTCCGTCCTTTTATCTTGTCAATGCTTGCCGATAATCGAGAAGCTTCTGATCTGGCAATGTGGCCCAGAGAAGATAGATATTCATAGAACGCTTCACCTTTCACTGTCATGTACGATCGCGAAGGGACTAGTGACtggattatataaaaaagacaagacTTCATTTCACTGTTTGCAGAATACCTAAGTTAATGAGTTAAGAGAGAGAGCGTTGCAGTTAATATAGAGATTTAGTTCACAAAGCAAGAGCAAAATGCATGCAATTGGCAGTTACAAGGCATGAAATTCCCTGAGGAATTTTTTTGTACAAAGGAATAATTTAATATCGAGGGACGGGGAATTTGTAAACGAGCTGATAAGATATGCTCTCAGACGACggaagtgaaaaataaaataaaggaatgaTCCTCATAAAATCAATACATAAACAGACATAAATATGCACTGCTTGACTAGACATTTGATAGTAGCCTATATGCCATTATTTCGCATGTTATACAGGCATCTAGTCCCCCCTAGCTTTGCTTCGTCTCTTCACAAATACCGTTTTAATtcagaaattaaaaaggatatgGCAATAGCACGAATTCTTTGCAACATGCATGCAGTACCAAGAGAATTTTAAGATTCATTGCACGGCCGTGACTTATTATTAAATTGTGAGGTTTGATCTGTAATTCAACTACGTGGAAATATTCAAGTCAGTCTACAAATTATGTGTGTGACAGTATGAGCATGAGTAGAACAGATTTGAGCTCCGTACCTATTTGATGACGTCCCCCTTTCTGGCTGGTTCATCTCAGTACTCAACCTAGAGTGTGAACTCTTGCTACTCAAATTCTGTCTAACCAAGTTATCAACTTCCATCATACTAGCGGTAGACAGCATCTCCCTGGTGAAATCTACCTTGGAATCCAAACCCATTTTTAACCCTAAATTAGCAATTTCTTTGGCATAAAAGCAAAAACCTTGCTGCGTTATTGCTGATGACATTTTCAAATTCTCATCAGACCAGCTGGATACATCCATTACCTCAGAATGGACCACTGATGATTCCAAGGAATcctgcaacaaaataaaaataaaaaagcaccaTCATGAACTAACTAGCTGAGGATAACACACAAGGAAAGGGTTTTAATTGTTAATGCATACTTACCAAAGTCTGGTGATTCGAAAGCAACAGTTCAGCTTCTGAAATCAGATTGCTCATTCCATATGCAAGGTCCATCATCCCAGTAGCATCTATGACTTCTGAGGTGACAAAATGTCTTAGATCTGGGTGACGATTGCAAAGTTTTCTCCATGATTCACGCACTAAATCAGTCATCATACAGGATCGAAATTTCTCCACTGGCTTGGATTTCTTATTGAAATCCATGCAGCTATACTTATCCATCACTTgatattcttttgttaaagcttccACATGTTCATTTAGAGAATCTTCTACCACGTCAGGAGATAATTCTGCAATTACATCACAAGTACTTCCCAACATATCAGGCACATATCTGTCAATATTTTCAGTTTCAACAGGCAACAGGTTTTGCTTGGACTCAATGATCATTGAAACTTCTTCCAAAGCATCACCCACTCGAGTGCAGGACACCATGCTGAATGACACCTCTGTTCCATTATTAATTTCAGTTTCAGGAACAAATGTTGATTCTGGCACGCATGATGCATCAACAGACATGCATGTCTCTTTTACATGTAAATTAATTCCTATATCTGGATATTTACTATGATTTTCATCTAGTTTCTCCGCTCCAGGACAAAGTTGCATGTCAGTTGATGGTTGCATGCTTAAACAATGAGAGGGAAATCCACCATCAGCTTCAAGGATTAATTCATAGTTAGTATCCCTGTCTGTAGTTAAGGTAACTCTATCATTGACCATCTCATCTTCAGAATCAGAAGGCATTACTACACCGAGcttccttctattttttcttggaGTCAATGACACCGGGGTTCCAGGGGAATTGAAAACATCACATACTGAATCATATGGGATTTTGAAGTGATTGCAATCGTTATCAAAGCAATTTTGGCTTAACATTGCTTCCTTCTTGGTCTTTGTACCACTGTCTTTGCCATAATTATGAATCTTTATGTTATTCTGCaattctttatcttcaaaatctTCTTTTATGACCTCCAATGAGACAGAATTTTCTACCATCATAGACAATGAAGTTGCAATCTCCTTTTCAACTAGCTCAGATAACTGACAAGGGAAATCCCATGGCATCATCTTTGGCAAAACTTGATGCCCAGCCTCAGGATCAAACATCAGAGGACCAAACAGTCTTTGTGCTTCTCTACTTGGAGACAGTTTTCTAATTTGTCTGCCCTGAAACCAGAATTGAAGATGCATAATGGTTTTTCGGATATCTCCTTGACAATATTCAACCACTTGCTTTAGTAGATGAGCTTGAATGTTGACCTTCTCAGCAGAACAAACCTACgagtaaataaaaacatcaatttaagctagatacaaaatcaaaaccatgagAAAGCACATAACAAGAAGCACATACCATATCTGCAAGCCGAAGAAGCTCCTTCTCTGATGGCAACACAAAACAAACTTCTAGCCTGTCCAAATTGGCAGGAAGATCAGGGTTTTCACCTGGTAACCACCACAATCACAGATTAGcgatgataaaaaagaaactacCAGAACAAACATGTCAAGCAACAGGAAACAATTTTAACTAGCAAGCCTCTTACAATTGCTGGTCAGTATCACAGGCCCTTTTGCCTTTTCAGCTATTTGTTGTATTGCAGCGACAAAGCCACGGTCTTcagtaaaagcaagatccacatCTTCAAAAAGAATCAAGTGTTTAAGTTTCCCTTGACCACAGGCAATTGTACTGTCATTGGAATCAAACTTAACAGTGGCCTCAGTGGCTCCAAGAGAATTATCCTCATCTGATATTGGTACCACCTCAACCATTTTTCTGTAGAAATCTTGTGTCAATTTACTGTCAGGAAGGGCTGAGGAAAATTTTGTAATGTTGTTGCTCTGTGGTTCCACATGAGTTTTCTGTGACCTGGAAGTAATACACTTTATTGTAGAATAGAGGATTATATTCCCAAAGGTTTTTAACTGTCACATAACgttggaaaacaaattaaaggaaCTCTGTGCATTGCTGCTAAGTATCGACAAACCAATGAAGGAAATGGGATTCTAATGCCTCTCCATATCTTTGTTTCACCAAAGCTCCATTTCGATAATCTGATGCATTGACCTGAGGATGATGATATGGCAAAACATTTAGTTTTCTCTTTACAGACTACTGCAATAATGTTATGCTATTCACTCTAAGGATTAATAACCTATATGttgccatgaaaaaaaaaggatgcaatGTTATGCGTGACATCTAAGAAAGCCCCCAAAACTGTAATACAAGTTTGAAAATTAGTATTTAAGCAGCAGCACCTCCAGAACTTTGAATCCTTCTTCTTTTGCACAAGCATAGATAGCAGCAGACTTCCCGCTCTGCAACAAAAGAGAATATGTCTAACTACTGGGATGGAAGTAAAATTTGCACTAAATTAACACTGAAACACACTGCATTTATGGACAGTTTTTGACAACAGAGTTCATTATTTAGTATTGGAAAGAAACTCTCTACATCAAATATTCTAAACAGTCCTCTAAACTAAAGTATGAACAAGAATAGTCCATATCcaaattgtaaaatataaaacaaaagatttcATAACATGAACAGAATTATCAGAATGATTTCACAGAACATGCTGAAATCTTTCCCTGACCTGAAGCAAACTAAGAAAAATGATTCAGAGAAGAACATAAGGGGCTAACTATTAATTGTATAGCATGCTGACAAAAGCAGTTGCCAGAAGTGTCCTAGAAACCTTCAATTTTTTGGAGAACAgacaaaataaaacagaaaaaaatttaatctcatCCTTTATGAATTGCAAACAAGAGGAACTTTCATTTGGAATTCCACAGCTAATTTCTTTCCACAGGCAACCCAAAAGAACAAGCATTAGGAGTGCATGAAGCATTTAGATGGAATTGATTCATACCCCAGTTGGTCCAGTGATCAAAAGAACATTCTTAAGGCTGGCCCCTTCATTATTGTTTTCTGAATCAGATTCACTTTGGACACGGTAATAATCAGCATCTTGTCTATCACATACATCACCGCTGTAGGTATCCGTACAGACTTGATGGCCCCTTTGTTGCCAAGAATGAAGCCAGTTGCTCAAAAGTTTCACTGATTCATCATTTCCACAAACCTGTAGGAATTTTTGGGAGAAACTATTACAGTAAGAAAAAAGTTTACACATAACAAAGACTGTTAATATGATAAAAGAAGTAGATTCCAAAGTCTGACCTCAGTGGCATTCTTTGGCTGGTACTTATCTGTCCATAATCTATTCTCAATCTGTTTAGTGCGACTAATGTACAATGGGACAGTCCTGCAGTATCagcaaagcaataaaaagaacgTTACCTACACACACTAACAATCTGAGATTGGTCAGGTAAAAGCAGCAGCAAAACTATCATTCATATACCAAGTTCCAAACTATATGATAAGACAACCAATACATTTGGGCTAAGCCATGTCAGCAGCAAGTTGAAGCTATTAGATTATCGTTGCTAGATTCAAAAACCAGCTTGACCACCATGTCATGCAGTTTAAACCCTGAACACTGATGATAATGGGAAATTATATCATATAAGAAGGCAGAAGTGGAATATTTGCTTTCATATTCACTGTTAGAGAATGCTAAATAGGTTCAGGTACTTGGTAGTTGGTATTTTGCATATAATATAGTTTGCTTATGGCTATTGCAATTCAAACAATCAGACTTCCATTTCTAGCTAGCATTTGTATAATTCTTTCCATTCATTAAGGACCTTTCCACTGCTCCTTTCAGCcatcaaaatctgaatcaatGAGCAACAGGAGTGATTATACATATGATGCAGATGAGAGAACTGATCCCTT is part of the Populus trichocarpa isolate Nisqually-1 chromosome 2, P.trichocarpa_v4.1, whole genome shotgun sequence genome and encodes:
- the LOC7463160 gene encoding uncharacterized protein LOC7463160 isoform X3, which translates into the protein MDISADDEGPVAVAPAAEEIPQPEQSVRRRLVQSTLFPHKSPEIELNSEKNIDENCNGEEYRGSQNKKKRMQKGKTTPLTRTAKKHKLPGTESNCYQKREKECNVEDGKGEGECEECCGSQKKRTRIGKATPQSRTPKKSKEKSPMNGTPKKNGTDNGKGISNLVENQGVSSPIPNLRLEAKMAAEENSRMFAGRQIHPFFSSWKVSKRCDETNAVESNHHLARRKAKGINIGPIHVFERGQDDARPLDWSDWIVCEKPFIDSSFSLESSFSSNFEGFIGLLDINDFPSSSHPPGTSLPRDNASLDQCLCQQEFVCEAPAIVSSRSSDVQLGCCQLAEDAETVCIATPVNNLDCEAVEVHIISASARKSDAKQLSDLLQERTVPLYISRTKQIENRLWTDKYQPKNATEVCGNDESVKLLSNWLHSWQQRGHQVCTDTYSGDVCDRQDADYYRVQSESDSENNNEGASLKNVLLITGPTGSGKSAAIYACAKEEGFKVLEVNASDYRNGALVKQRYGEALESHFLHWSQKTHVEPQSNNITKFSSALPDSKLTQDFYRKMVEVVPISDEDNSLGATEATVKFDSNDSTIACGQGKLKHLILFEDVDLAFTEDRGFVAAIQQIAEKAKGPVILTSNCENPDLPANLDRLEVCFVLPSEKELLRLADMVCSAEKVNIQAHLLKQVVEYCQGDIRKTIMHLQFWFQGRQIRKLSPSREAQRLFGPLMFDPEAGHQVLPKMMPWDFPCQLSELVEKEIATSLSMMVENSVSLEVIKEDFEDKELQNNIKIHNYGKDSGTKTKKEAMLSQNCFDNDCNHFKIPYDSVCDVFNSPGTPVSLTPRKNRRKLGVVMPSDSEDEMVNDRVTLTTDRDTNYELILEADGGFPSHCLSMQPSTDMQLCPGAEKLDENHSKYPDIGINLHVKETCMSVDASCVPESTFVPETEINNGTEVSFSMVSCTRVGDALEEVSMIIESKQNLLPVETENIDRYVPDMLGSTCDVIAELSPDVVEDSLNEHVEALTKEYQVMDKYSCMDFNKKSKPVEKFRSCMMTDLVRESWRKLCNRHPDLRHFVTSEVIDATGMMDLAYGMSNLISEAELLLSNHQTLDSLESSVVHSEVMDVSSWSDENLKMSSAITQQGFCFYAKEIANLGLKMGLDSKVDFTREMLSTASMMEVDNLVRQNLSSKSSHSRLSTEMNQPERGTSSNRYSANSEMKSCLFYIIQSLVPSRSYMTVKGEAFYEYLSSLGHIARSEASRLSASIDKIKGRRTRASRNYLSGGSLMLSPEEISLLGRSNIYPKMLSQSMDSTDKTI
- the LOC7463160 gene encoding uncharacterized protein LOC7463160 isoform X1; translated protein: MDISADDEGPVAVAPAAEEIPQPEQSVRRRLVQSTLFPHKSPEIELNSEKNIDENCNGEEYRGSQNKKKRMQKGKTTPLTRTAKKSMLLQHKLPGTESNCYQKREKECNVEDGKGEGECEECCGSQKKRTRIGKATPQSRTPKKSKEKSPMNGTPKKNGTDNGKGISNLVENQGVSSPIPNLRLEAKMAAEENSRMFAGRQIHPFFSSWKVSKRCDETNAVESNHHLARRKAKGINIGPIHVFERGQDDARPLDWSDWIVCEKPFIDSSFSLESSFSSNFEGFIGLLDINDFPSSSHPPGTSLPRDNASLDQCLCQQEFVCEAPAIVSSRSSDVQLGCCQLAEDAETVCIATPVNNLDCEAVEVHIISASARKSDAKQLSDLLQERTVPLYISRTKQIENRLWTDKYQPKNATEVCGNDESVKLLSNWLHSWQQRGHQVCTDTYSGDVCDRQDADYYRVQSESDSENNNEGASLKNVLLITGPTGSGKSAAIYACAKEEGFKVLEVNASDYRNGALVKQRYGEALESHFLHWSQKTHVEPQSNNITKFSSALPDSKLTQDFYRKMVEVVPISDEDNSLGATEATVKFDSNDSTIACGQGKLKHLILFEDVDLAFTEDRGFVAAIQQIAEKAKGPVILTSNCENPDLPANLDRLEVCFVLPSEKELLRLADMVCSAEKVNIQAHLLKQVVEYCQGDIRKTIMHLQFWFQGRQIRKLSPSREAQRLFGPLMFDPEAGHQVLPKMMPWDFPCQLSELVEKEIATSLSMMVENSVSLEVIKEDFEDKELQNNIKIHNYGKDSGTKTKKEAMLSQNCFDNDCNHFKIPYDSVCDVFNSPGTPVSLTPRKNRRKLGVVMPSDSEDEMVNDRVTLTTDRDTNYELILEADGGFPSHCLSMQPSTDMQLCPGAEKLDENHSKYPDIGINLHVKETCMSVDASCVPESTFVPETEINNGTEVSFSMVSCTRVGDALEEVSMIIESKQNLLPVETENIDRYVPDMLGSTCDVIAELSPDVVEDSLNEHVEALTKEYQVMDKYSCMDFNKKSKPVEKFRSCMMTDLVRESWRKLCNRHPDLRHFVTSEVIDATGMMDLAYGMSNLISEAELLLSNHQTLDSLESSVVHSEVMDVSSWSDENLKMSSAITQQGFCFYAKEIANLGLKMGLDSKVDFTREMLSTASMMEVDNLVRQNLSSKSSHSRLSTEMNQPERGTSSNRYSANSEMKSCLFYIIQSLVPSRSYMTVKGEAFYEYLSSLGHIARSEASRLSASIDKIKGRRTRASRNYLSGGSLMLSPEEISLLGRSNIYPKMLSQSMDSTDKTI
- the LOC7463160 gene encoding uncharacterized protein LOC7463160 isoform X2; this encodes MDISADDEGPVAVAPAAEEIPQPEQSVRRRLVQSTLFPHKSPEIELNSEKNIDENCNGEEYRGSQNKKKRMQKGKTTPLTRTAKKSMLLQHKLPGTESNCYQKREKECNVEDGKGEGECEECCGSQKKRTRIGKATPQSRTPKKSKEKSPMNGTPKKNGTDNGKGISNLVENQGVSSPIPNLRLEAKMAAEENSRMFAGRQIHPFFSSWKVSKRCDETNAVESNHHLARRKAKGINIGPIHVFERGQDDARPLDWSDWIVCEKPFIDSSFSLESSFSSNFEGFIGLLDINDFPSSSHPPGTSLPRDNASLDQCLCQQEFVCEAPAIVSSRSSDVQLGCCQLAEDAETVCIATPDCEAVEVHIISASARKSDAKQLSDLLQERTVPLYISRTKQIENRLWTDKYQPKNATEVCGNDESVKLLSNWLHSWQQRGHQVCTDTYSGDVCDRQDADYYRVQSESDSENNNEGASLKNVLLITGPTGSGKSAAIYACAKEEGFKVLEVNASDYRNGALVKQRYGEALESHFLHWSQKTHVEPQSNNITKFSSALPDSKLTQDFYRKMVEVVPISDEDNSLGATEATVKFDSNDSTIACGQGKLKHLILFEDVDLAFTEDRGFVAAIQQIAEKAKGPVILTSNCENPDLPANLDRLEVCFVLPSEKELLRLADMVCSAEKVNIQAHLLKQVVEYCQGDIRKTIMHLQFWFQGRQIRKLSPSREAQRLFGPLMFDPEAGHQVLPKMMPWDFPCQLSELVEKEIATSLSMMVENSVSLEVIKEDFEDKELQNNIKIHNYGKDSGTKTKKEAMLSQNCFDNDCNHFKIPYDSVCDVFNSPGTPVSLTPRKNRRKLGVVMPSDSEDEMVNDRVTLTTDRDTNYELILEADGGFPSHCLSMQPSTDMQLCPGAEKLDENHSKYPDIGINLHVKETCMSVDASCVPESTFVPETEINNGTEVSFSMVSCTRVGDALEEVSMIIESKQNLLPVETENIDRYVPDMLGSTCDVIAELSPDVVEDSLNEHVEALTKEYQVMDKYSCMDFNKKSKPVEKFRSCMMTDLVRESWRKLCNRHPDLRHFVTSEVIDATGMMDLAYGMSNLISEAELLLSNHQTLDSLESSVVHSEVMDVSSWSDENLKMSSAITQQGFCFYAKEIANLGLKMGLDSKVDFTREMLSTASMMEVDNLVRQNLSSKSSHSRLSTEMNQPERGTSSNRYSANSEMKSCLFYIIQSLVPSRSYMTVKGEAFYEYLSSLGHIARSEASRLSASIDKIKGRRTRASRNYLSGGSLMLSPEEISLLGRSNIYPKMLSQSMDSTDKTI
- the LOC7463160 gene encoding uncharacterized protein LOC7463160 isoform X6; protein product: MDISADDEGPVAVAPAAEEIPQPEQSVRRRLVQSTLFPHKSPEIELNSEKNIDENCNGEEYRGSQNKKKRMQKGKTTPLTRTAKKSMLLQHKLPGTESNCYQKREKECNVEDGKGEGECEECCGSQKKRTRIGKATPQSRTPKKSKEKSPMNGTPKKNGTDNGKGISNLVENQGVSSPIPNLRLEAKMAAEENSRMFAGRQIHPFFSSWKVSKRCDETNAVESNHHLARRKAKGINIGPIHVFERGQDDARPLDWSDWIVCEKPFIDSSFSLESSFSSNFEGFIGLLDINDFPSSSHPPGTSLPRDNASLDQCLCQQEFVCEAPAIVSSRSSDVQLGCCQLAEDAETVCIATPVNNLDCEAVEVHIISASARKSDAKQLSDLLQERTVPLYISRTKQIENRLWTDKYQPKNATEVCGNDESVKLLSNWLHSWQQRGHQVCTDTYSGDVCDRQDADYYRVQSESDSENNNEGASLKNVLLITGPTGVNASDYRNGALVKQRYGEALESHFLHWSQKTHVEPQSNNITKFSSALPDSKLTQDFYRKMVEVVPISDEDNSLGATEATVKFDSNDSTIACGQGKLKHLILFEDVDLAFTEDRGFVAAIQQIAEKAKGPVILTSNCENPDLPANLDRLEVCFVLPSEKELLRLADMVCSAEKVNIQAHLLKQVVEYCQGDIRKTIMHLQFWFQGRQIRKLSPSREAQRLFGPLMFDPEAGHQVLPKMMPWDFPCQLSELVEKEIATSLSMMVENSVSLEVIKEDFEDKELQNNIKIHNYGKDSGTKTKKEAMLSQNCFDNDCNHFKIPYDSVCDVFNSPGTPVSLTPRKNRRKLGVVMPSDSEDEMVNDRVTLTTDRDTNYELILEADGGFPSHCLSMQPSTDMQLCPGAEKLDENHSKYPDIGINLHVKETCMSVDASCVPESTFVPETEINNGTEVSFSMVSCTRVGDALEEVSMIIESKQNLLPVETENIDRYVPDMLGSTCDVIAELSPDVVEDSLNEHVEALTKEYQVMDKYSCMDFNKKSKPVEKFRSCMMTDLVRESWRKLCNRHPDLRHFVTSEVIDATGMMDLAYGMSNLISEAELLLSNHQTLDSLESSVVHSEVMDVSSWSDENLKMSSAITQQGFCFYAKEIANLGLKMGLDSKVDFTREMLSTASMMEVDNLVRQNLSSKSSHSRLSTEMNQPERGTSSNRYSANSEMKSCLFYIIQSLVPSRSYMTVKGEAFYEYLSSLGHIARSEASRLSASIDKIKGRRTRASRNYLSGGSLMLSPEEISLLGRSNIYPKMLSQSMDSTDKTI
- the LOC7463160 gene encoding uncharacterized protein LOC7463160 isoform X4, which encodes MDISADDEGPVAVAPAAEEIPQPEQSVRRRLVQSTLFPHKSPEIELNSEKNIDENCNGEEYRGSQNKKKRMQKGKTTPLTRTAKKSMLLQHKLPGTESNCYQKREKECNVEDGKGEGECEECCGSQKKRTRIGKATPQSRTPKKSKEKSPMNGTPKKNGTDNGKGISNLVENQGVSSPIPNLRLEAKMAAEENSRMFAGRQIHPFFSSWKVSKRCDETNAVESNHHLARRKAKGINIGPIHVFERGQDDARPLDWSDWIVCEKPFIDSSFSLESSFSSNFEGFIGLLDINDFPSSSHPPGTSLPRDNASLDQCLCQQEFVCEAPAIVSSRSSDVQLGCCQLAEDAETVCIATPVNNLDCEAVEVHIISASARKSDAKQLSDLLQERTVPLYISRTKQIENRLWTDKYQPKNATEVCGNDESVKLLSNWLHSWQQRGHQVCTDTYSGDVCDRQDADYYRVQSESDSENNNEGASLKNVLLITGPTGSGKSAAIYACAKEEGFKVLEVNASDYRNGALVKQRYGEALESHFLHWSQKTHVEPQSNNITKFSSALPDSKLTQDFYRKMVEVVPISDEDNSLGATEATVKFDSNDSTIACGQGKLKHLILFEDVDLAFTEDRGFVAAIQQIAEKAKGPVILTSNCENPDLPANLDRLEVCFVLPSEKELLRLADMVCSAEKVNIQAHLLKQVVEYCQGDIRKTIMHLQFWFQGRQIRKLSPSREAQRLFGPLMFDPEAGHQVLPKMMPWDFPCQLSELVEKEIATSLSMMVENSVSLEVIKEDFEDKELQNNIKIHNYGKDSGTKTKKEAMLSQNCFDNDCNHFKIPYDSVCDVFNSPGTPVSLTPRKNRRKLGVVMPSDSEDEMVNDRVTLTTDRDTNYELILEADGGFPSHCLSMQPSTDMQLCPGAEKLDENHSKYPDIGINLHVKETCMSVDASCVPESTFVPETEINNGTEVSFSMVSCTRVGDALEEVSMIIESKQNLLPVETENIDRYVPDMLGSTCDVIAELSPDVVEDSLNEHVEALTKEYQVMDKYSCMDFNKKSKPVEKFRSCMMTDLVRESWRKLCNRHPDLRHFVTSEVIDATGMMDLAYGMSNLISEAELLLSNHQTLDSLESSVVHSEVMDVSSWSDENLKMSSAITQQGFCFYAKEIANLGLKMGLDSKVDFTREMLSTASMMEVDNLVRQNLSSKSSHSRLSTEMNQPERGTSSNSEMKSCLFYIIQSLVPSRSYMTVKGEAFYEYLSSLGHIARSEASRLSASIDKIKGRRTRASRNYLSGGSLMLSPEEISLLGRSNIYPKMLSQSMDSTDKTI
- the LOC7463160 gene encoding uncharacterized protein LOC7463160 isoform X5; amino-acid sequence: MDISADDEGPVAVAPAAEEIPQPEQSVRRRLVQSTLFPHKSPEIELNSEKNIDENCNGEEYRGSQNKKKRMQKGKTTPLTRTAKKSMLLQHKLPGTESNCYQKREKECNVEDGKGEGECEECCGSQKKRTRIGKATPQSRTPKKSKEKSPMNGTPKKNGTDNGKGISNLVENQGVSSPIPNLRLEAKMAAEENSRMFAGRQIHPFFSSWKVSKRCDETNAVESNHHLARRKAKGINIGPIHVFERGQDDARPLDWSDWIVCEKPFIDSSFSLESSFSSNFEGFIGLLDINDFPSSSHPPGTSLPRDNASLDQCLCQQEFVCEAPAIVSSRSSDVQLGCCQLAEDAETDCEAVEVHIISASARKSDAKQLSDLLQERTVPLYISRTKQIENRLWTDKYQPKNATEVCGNDESVKLLSNWLHSWQQRGHQVCTDTYSGDVCDRQDADYYRVQSESDSENNNEGASLKNVLLITGPTGSGKSAAIYACAKEEGFKVLEVNASDYRNGALVKQRYGEALESHFLHWSQKTHVEPQSNNITKFSSALPDSKLTQDFYRKMVEVVPISDEDNSLGATEATVKFDSNDSTIACGQGKLKHLILFEDVDLAFTEDRGFVAAIQQIAEKAKGPVILTSNCENPDLPANLDRLEVCFVLPSEKELLRLADMVCSAEKVNIQAHLLKQVVEYCQGDIRKTIMHLQFWFQGRQIRKLSPSREAQRLFGPLMFDPEAGHQVLPKMMPWDFPCQLSELVEKEIATSLSMMVENSVSLEVIKEDFEDKELQNNIKIHNYGKDSGTKTKKEAMLSQNCFDNDCNHFKIPYDSVCDVFNSPGTPVSLTPRKNRRKLGVVMPSDSEDEMVNDRVTLTTDRDTNYELILEADGGFPSHCLSMQPSTDMQLCPGAEKLDENHSKYPDIGINLHVKETCMSVDASCVPESTFVPETEINNGTEVSFSMVSCTRVGDALEEVSMIIESKQNLLPVETENIDRYVPDMLGSTCDVIAELSPDVVEDSLNEHVEALTKEYQVMDKYSCMDFNKKSKPVEKFRSCMMTDLVRESWRKLCNRHPDLRHFVTSEVIDATGMMDLAYGMSNLISEAELLLSNHQTLDSLESSVVHSEVMDVSSWSDENLKMSSAITQQGFCFYAKEIANLGLKMGLDSKVDFTREMLSTASMMEVDNLVRQNLSSKSSHSRLSTEMNQPERGTSSNRYSANSEMKSCLFYIIQSLVPSRSYMTVKGEAFYEYLSSLGHIARSEASRLSASIDKIKGRRTRASRNYLSGGSLMLSPEEISLLGRSNIYPKMLSQSMDSTDKTI
- the LOC7463160 gene encoding uncharacterized protein LOC7463160 isoform X7, whose product is MDISADDEGPVAVAPAAEEIPQPEQSVRRRLVQSTLFPHKSPEIELNSEKNIDENCNGEEYRGSQNKKKRMQKGKTTPLTRTAKKSMLLQHKLPGTESNCYQKREKECNVEDGKGEGECEECCGSQKKRTRIGKATPQSRTPKKSKEKSPMNGTPKKNGTDNGKGISNLVENQGVSSPIPNLRLEAKMAAEENSRMFAGRQIHPFFSSWKVSKRCDETNAVESNHHLARRKAKGINIGPIHVFERGQDDARPLDWSDWIVCEKPFIDSSFSLESSFSSNFEGFIGLLDINDFPSSSHPPGTSLPRDNASLDQCLCQQEFVCEAPAIVSSRSSDVQLGCCQLAEDAETVCIATPVNNLDCEAVEVHIISASARKSDAKQLSDLLQERTVPLYISRTKQIENRLWTDKYQPKNATEVCGNDESVKLLSNWLHSWQQRGHQVCTDTYSGDVCDRQDADYYRVQSESDSENNNEGASLKNVLLITGPTGSGKSAAIYACAKEEGFKVLEVNASDYRNGALVKQRYGEALESHFLHWSQKTHVEPQSNNITKFSSALPDSKLTQDFYRKMVEVVPISDEDNSLGATEATVKFDSNDSTIACGQGKLKHLILFEDVDLAFTEDRGFVAAIQQIAEKAKGPVILTSNCENPDLPANLDRLEVCFVLPSEKELLRLADMVCSAEKVNIQAHLLKQVVEYCQGDIRKTIMHLQFWFQGRQIRKLSPSREAQRLFGPLMFDPEAGHQVLPKMMPWDFPCQLSELVEKEIATSLSMMVENSVSLEVIKEDFEDKELQNNIKIHNYGKDSGTKTKKEAMLSQNCFDNDCNHFKIPYDSVCDVFNSPGTPVSLTPRKNRRKLGVVMPSDSEDEMVNDRVTLTTDRDTNYELILEADGGFPSHCLSMQPSTDMQLCPGAEKLDENHSKYPDIGINLHVKETCMSVDASCVPESTFVPETEINNGTEVSFSMVSCTRVGDALEEVSMIIESKQNLLPVETENIDRYVPDMLGSTCDVIAELSPDVVEDSLNEHVEALTKEYQVMDKYSCMDFNKKSKPVEKFRSCMMTDLVRESWRKLCNRHPDLRHFVTSEVIDATGMMDLAYGMSNLISEAELLLSNHQTLDSLESSVVHSEVMDVSSWSDENLKMSSAITQQGFCFYAKEIANLGLKMGLDSKVDFTREMLSTASMMEVDNLVRQNLSSKSSHSRLSTEMNQPERGTSSNSH